One window from the genome of Marinobacter sp. es.048 encodes:
- a CDS encoding TM0106 family RecB-like putative nuclease, with protein sequence MKFDNNVWYLTASDLVAHSSCDHLMMLEKQVALGDLKKTEHYDPLLELLRERGDRHENAYLNHLVGQGQTVTTIKGSEVTDESVRQTLDAMYAGDPVIAQAALRDGRWRGRADALLRVEKNSALGEWSYEVVDTKLARETKGGTIIQLCLYADLLSKVQKRAPEFVYVVAPWQEYVPQRFRYADYSAYFRRVKSAAESDAAAEQLKETYPDPKAHCDVCRWQNVCEKRRRDDDHLCLVANISKGQIKELKENRIHTLEDLAKAPSPLPGNIASGSRPALEKVKAQAEIQARSRESGKLHYELLGLIPDAGLSALPEPSDGDVFFDIESDQFAAESGLEYLFGYVYRDDNGELTYQHEWAFRPSEEKAMFERFVDFVTERRKRYPAMHVYHFAPYEPSALKRLMGRFATRENQIDNFLRQGVFVDLLAVVRQGVRASVESYSLKKLEPFFDFRRKVPLREANAALTRLTYHIELDHPGAIDSETKSVVQQYNADDCFSTAALRDWLETLREELEAQGCLVARPDSQSDETAEDNEQAAAIRALMEKLTADVPDDVANRTEEQHGRWILANLLEWHRREEKSEWWEYFRLCELQPDELFDEKAAVSGLDFIHTVKRSKTGIPVDQYRFNPQETEVREGDELRQAGGEKLGNVAAVSVEDGTIDIKKRKDTADTHPEAVFAHRVISANEQKAAIQRLAEYVATHGISGNGKFQAARNLLLRSKVAEAGESLLREGERTLDAALRIAPQLSGEVLAIQGPPGTGKSYSGAQVICDLVARGKKVGITANSHKVIRNLIDAALKQAARNNQTLECFQKPGADHNEANQPGLTFVRSNGDLLGALDDGTAQVAGATHFLWSREDALSSLDVLVVDEAAQMSLANVVAIAGAADSVILLGDPRQLEQPTKGAHPEGADCSALDHLLGGNLTISADQGLFLGETYRLHPAICAFNSELFYESKLVSVPGTEKQRISSAGDFSGSGLQYCPVEHKGNTSRSVEEATVVEQMVREILADNPSWVDREGVEKPLTMSDILIIAPYNAQVFELHKKLPDARIGTVDKFQGQEAPIAIFSMATSSHSDAPRGMEFLYSASRLNVAISRAKCLAILVASPEIFEAECRTPGQMALANAFCRYLEQADVVRASGLMQSCSD encoded by the coding sequence GTGAAATTTGATAATAATGTCTGGTATCTGACCGCGTCTGACCTTGTGGCACACAGCAGTTGTGATCATCTGATGATGCTGGAAAAGCAGGTTGCTCTCGGTGACCTTAAAAAAACCGAACACTACGATCCGCTGCTCGAGCTTTTGCGTGAGCGGGGCGATCGTCATGAAAACGCTTACCTGAATCACCTTGTTGGACAGGGCCAGACGGTTACCACCATCAAGGGTTCAGAGGTTACTGATGAAAGCGTTCGGCAGACGTTGGACGCTATGTACGCCGGTGATCCCGTCATTGCTCAAGCGGCCCTGCGCGACGGTAGATGGCGCGGCCGCGCCGATGCCCTGCTACGCGTTGAAAAGAACAGTGCCCTTGGGGAATGGTCATACGAGGTTGTGGACACCAAGCTTGCCCGGGAAACGAAAGGTGGCACGATCATCCAGCTATGTCTGTATGCTGACCTTCTTTCAAAGGTCCAGAAACGTGCCCCGGAGTTTGTCTATGTTGTGGCGCCATGGCAGGAGTATGTACCTCAGCGTTTCCGGTACGCTGACTATTCGGCTTACTTCAGGCGAGTGAAATCGGCTGCAGAGTCGGATGCGGCGGCCGAGCAACTCAAAGAAACCTATCCGGATCCGAAAGCTCACTGCGATGTCTGTCGGTGGCAGAACGTTTGTGAGAAACGCAGGCGTGATGATGATCACTTGTGTCTGGTGGCGAACATAAGCAAAGGTCAGATCAAAGAACTTAAGGAAAATCGGATCCATACTCTTGAGGACCTCGCCAAAGCGCCATCGCCTTTGCCCGGAAATATTGCCTCAGGAAGTCGTCCGGCACTTGAGAAAGTGAAGGCTCAGGCTGAGATCCAGGCGCGTTCCCGTGAATCCGGAAAGCTTCATTATGAACTTCTCGGGTTAATACCGGACGCCGGGTTGTCGGCTTTGCCTGAACCTTCAGATGGTGATGTGTTTTTCGATATCGAGAGCGATCAGTTCGCCGCTGAATCCGGCCTTGAGTATCTTTTCGGGTATGTCTATCGGGATGACAATGGGGAATTGACTTATCAGCATGAATGGGCATTCCGGCCCTCAGAAGAGAAGGCCATGTTCGAGCGCTTTGTGGATTTCGTTACAGAACGCAGGAAGCGCTACCCCGCCATGCACGTATACCATTTTGCACCCTATGAGCCATCAGCGCTGAAGAGGCTGATGGGGCGCTTCGCGACTCGCGAGAACCAGATCGATAATTTTCTTCGCCAAGGGGTTTTTGTCGATCTTCTTGCAGTCGTGCGTCAGGGTGTCAGGGCAAGTGTCGAGAGCTACTCCCTGAAGAAGCTGGAGCCGTTCTTCGATTTCCGGCGGAAGGTTCCTCTACGCGAAGCCAATGCAGCGTTGACGAGGCTCACCTATCACATTGAACTGGACCACCCGGGCGCTATCGACAGTGAAACAAAGTCCGTCGTCCAGCAGTACAACGCCGACGACTGTTTTTCTACAGCCGCCCTGAGAGACTGGCTGGAAACACTGAGGGAGGAACTTGAAGCGCAAGGTTGTTTAGTCGCACGACCTGACAGCCAGTCTGACGAAACGGCAGAGGACAATGAGCAGGCGGCGGCGATCAGGGCCTTGATGGAAAAGCTCACCGCTGACGTTCCTGATGACGTAGCAAATCGGACTGAAGAGCAGCATGGACGCTGGATTCTGGCGAACCTTCTGGAATGGCACCGCCGTGAAGAAAAATCGGAATGGTGGGAATATTTCCGGTTATGTGAGCTTCAACCGGATGAATTGTTCGACGAAAAAGCTGCCGTGTCCGGGCTGGATTTTATTCACACCGTGAAAAGGTCAAAAACGGGAATTCCTGTGGATCAGTATCGGTTTAACCCCCAGGAAACTGAAGTCCGGGAGGGCGATGAACTGAGGCAGGCCGGCGGTGAAAAGCTGGGTAATGTCGCAGCGGTATCGGTTGAAGATGGCACTATTGATATCAAAAAGCGAAAAGATACCGCTGACACACATCCGGAAGCCGTTTTCGCCCATAGGGTTATCTCAGCGAATGAGCAGAAAGCTGCGATACAACGGCTGGCTGAATACGTTGCAACGCATGGTATTTCGGGAAACGGAAAATTTCAGGCAGCGCGCAATCTGCTTTTACGGTCAAAAGTTGCGGAAGCCGGCGAGTCGCTATTGAGAGAAGGTGAGCGAACACTGGATGCAGCCTTGCGAATCGCCCCGCAGCTCAGTGGAGAAGTTCTGGCAATTCAGGGGCCTCCGGGAACAGGCAAATCATATTCCGGTGCGCAGGTGATCTGTGATCTGGTTGCCCGAGGCAAGAAAGTGGGCATCACTGCAAACAGTCACAAAGTCATACGAAATTTAATCGATGCAGCACTCAAACAAGCGGCTAGAAATAATCAGACGCTTGAGTGCTTTCAGAAACCCGGAGCCGACCACAATGAAGCAAACCAGCCCGGGCTTACTTTTGTCCGTAGCAACGGTGATTTGTTAGGCGCTTTGGATGACGGAACCGCGCAGGTAGCCGGGGCAACGCACTTTCTGTGGTCCCGGGAAGATGCCTTGAGCAGTCTCGACGTTCTTGTGGTGGACGAGGCCGCTCAGATGTCGCTGGCCAATGTTGTTGCAATCGCCGGAGCGGCAGATTCAGTGATACTGCTGGGCGATCCCCGACAACTTGAGCAGCCGACCAAGGGGGCTCATCCTGAGGGCGCAGATTGTTCTGCGCTCGATCATCTCCTCGGGGGAAATCTCACGATTTCTGCTGACCAGGGTCTTTTCCTCGGAGAAACCTATCGGCTGCACCCGGCTATCTGCGCTTTCAATTCCGAGCTGTTCTATGAAAGCAAGCTGGTATCGGTCCCGGGCACTGAGAAACAGAGAATAAGCTCTGCCGGTGATTTTTCCGGTTCAGGGCTGCAATATTGTCCAGTAGAGCATAAAGGCAATACCAGCCGTTCTGTCGAAGAAGCCACTGTTGTGGAGCAGATGGTTCGCGAAATTCTGGCAGATAATCCCTCGTGGGTAGACAGGGAAGGCGTGGAGAAACCGCTGACCATGAGCGACATCCTGATTATCGCGCCCTACAACGCTCAGGTTTTCGAGCTACACAAAAAATTACCCGACGCGCGTATTGGAACTGTAGATAAGTTTCAGGGTCAGGAAGCGCCGATCGCGATCTTTTCTATGGCAACCTCGAGTCACTCGGATGCGCCCCGGGGCATGGAGTTTCTTTACAGCGCCAGTCGTTTGAATGTCGCGATATCACGTGCCAAGTGCCTTGCAATCCTAGTGGCGTCGCCTGAAATTTTTGAAGCGGAATGCCGGACTCCCGGTCAGATGGCGCTCGCGAATGCATTTTGTCGGTATCTGGAGCAGGCGGACGTGGTTCGAGCCTCTGGGCTGATGCAAAGTTGCTCAGACTAA
- a CDS encoding helicase-related protein, with product MNLKSQTEPLGWRARDKVMVPKLLAELVGPSSGDQELDCSSPIVFADSKEAFGNWFQKGSGEEILKMSPLSRYGVGVLYPKEAPLQSDGSDETSEEKDREDVVEPDGKPKAVTQQRRGIDGEVESEEFDVSTANARFPSTIAVSFFALPQQIESFSLKIQGGLYKKTDVVVGERNQKWWMRQSVEIDRSLPPESWSISATPYSLPIEGSELLDAQGVHLRVNVYARKVALAGKTEGILFTVALVNDTPDHGSSDRNCHSLFQAGFTIDLQGKNGGVIQPYPDTESLQPDEESESNRLLYRNDQVFALGHGCASNWDKKPGEVKASVGRIWTEAVPEYEVPGVTPDIHLSDGTKLAVSMAELADYEPDGEGARQLDVLIAEYDRWIDKEAKRAISLTDPQLKRTAIRHLEACREVLDRMNEGRRNLDQDEDIRRAFRLMNKAMLLQQEHAPKRLRSPQFNEYGQYSFRHVPFRQNDVPGTWRAFQIGFVLMALSSVSDEKNQFHETVELIWFPTGGGKTEAYLGLAAYTILYERLTRRGEATGCQVMMRYTLRLLTAQQLQRAATLICALETIRRSNESELGTTIFRVGLWVGGKSTPNQKKQAIQSLRKLKKSEQDNCFLITRCPWCGAEMGPVAQPKSRSAGKKKGQALCLGYQEREGSVAFTCPDIDCEFSDSIPVTVIDQEMYASPPSLIIGTVDKFAMLSWKPEIRYFFGLDDEGKRVKRPPALVIQDELHLISGPLGSMVGLYEPLVEELCTDRRFHERVRPKIIGATATTAQYKMQVRKLYGRSQTRLFPPPGIDAGDSFFARHDVDDHGHLRPGRKYVGVCAPGLSSLMTAQVRSFSALLAATQWLHPKDRDPWATLLIFYNSLRELGGGLTLFQSDIAGYLQEIGKRQPLEMPIRKASYVEELTSRLSPEEIPKSIDKLSRTYPELDQRILEESLKEIKELAIEVADAKNFVDKLQGISNVDSLERLYLTRKLIAICRREGKTLSDNCQHVWDVLSGKDVIDACLASSVIEVGVDIDRLGMMAIVGQPKTTAQYIQVSGRVGRRPDIGPGLVVTLYSPAKPRDRSHYEHFREYHQKLYAQVEPSSVTPWSDPALKRALHGMIFGFMRQFSPIDSTPDQISDDLVRDFWTCFLESRAEFMTEKERSRATERFEQILRSRKLRHYEQWGDFRIHTPGVDLMYPMGKQVETDLKVKAFPVSTSMRSVDGDSELRIDNPYARAEEEQWH from the coding sequence ATGAACTTAAAATCTCAAACCGAGCCTTTGGGCTGGCGCGCGCGAGACAAAGTAATGGTGCCAAAACTTCTGGCTGAGCTTGTTGGTCCCTCATCGGGAGATCAGGAGCTAGATTGCTCGTCCCCAATTGTTTTTGCTGACAGCAAAGAAGCCTTTGGCAATTGGTTTCAGAAGGGAAGCGGAGAAGAAATTCTCAAAATGTCCCCTTTGAGCCGCTATGGAGTTGGGGTTCTTTATCCGAAGGAAGCACCGCTCCAATCTGATGGGTCAGATGAGACTTCAGAAGAGAAAGATCGAGAAGACGTGGTCGAACCTGATGGGAAGCCTAAAGCTGTAACTCAACAGCGTAGGGGGATTGATGGAGAAGTTGAGAGTGAGGAGTTTGATGTATCGACCGCTAATGCTAGGTTTCCATCAACAATCGCTGTGAGCTTCTTTGCTCTTCCACAGCAAATCGAGTCTTTCAGTCTAAAAATTCAGGGCGGTCTCTACAAAAAAACTGATGTTGTCGTTGGGGAACGGAATCAGAAATGGTGGATGCGCCAAAGCGTGGAGATTGATCGAAGCCTTCCCCCTGAATCTTGGAGTATAAGCGCTACTCCCTATTCGCTACCAATTGAAGGTTCTGAATTGCTTGATGCGCAGGGCGTGCACCTGCGAGTCAACGTATACGCGCGGAAGGTCGCGCTTGCAGGCAAGACAGAAGGAATTCTTTTCACGGTGGCACTCGTAAATGACACACCTGATCATGGGTCTTCTGATCGGAACTGTCACAGTTTATTTCAGGCAGGATTCACGATAGATCTGCAGGGCAAGAATGGGGGCGTTATTCAGCCCTATCCGGACACTGAGTCGCTTCAGCCCGATGAGGAGTCAGAATCGAATCGGCTCCTCTATAGGAATGATCAGGTATTTGCATTGGGTCATGGCTGCGCTTCTAACTGGGACAAAAAACCAGGAGAAGTGAAGGCGTCAGTTGGACGGATCTGGACTGAAGCGGTGCCAGAATATGAGGTTCCGGGCGTGACGCCGGACATTCATCTGAGCGACGGCACAAAGCTTGCTGTTTCGATGGCTGAATTAGCAGATTACGAACCTGACGGTGAGGGTGCCAGGCAACTTGATGTATTGATCGCAGAATATGATCGCTGGATCGACAAAGAGGCCAAGCGAGCAATTTCACTAACAGACCCTCAATTGAAGCGCACAGCGATCCGCCACTTGGAAGCTTGCCGCGAAGTGCTCGATAGAATGAACGAGGGGCGACGTAACCTAGATCAGGACGAAGATATTCGCAGAGCCTTCCGGCTAATGAATAAGGCGATGTTGTTGCAACAGGAGCATGCTCCCAAAAGACTTCGCTCGCCTCAATTTAATGAGTATGGCCAGTATTCATTTCGTCATGTTCCTTTTCGGCAGAATGATGTTCCCGGAACTTGGAGAGCGTTTCAGATTGGTTTTGTACTTATGGCGCTCTCCTCTGTTTCTGATGAGAAAAATCAGTTCCATGAAACTGTCGAATTAATATGGTTTCCAACAGGTGGTGGTAAAACAGAGGCCTATCTGGGATTGGCCGCCTATACAATACTTTATGAGCGCCTGACACGGCGAGGGGAGGCGACGGGCTGTCAGGTGATGATGCGTTATACCCTGCGCCTTCTCACTGCACAGCAATTGCAGAGAGCTGCGACCCTTATTTGTGCTCTGGAAACGATTAGAAGATCGAACGAATCAGAGTTGGGAACTACGATATTTCGGGTTGGTTTGTGGGTTGGAGGCAAATCAACACCGAATCAGAAAAAGCAGGCTATTCAATCCCTTCGAAAACTAAAGAAAAGTGAACAGGACAACTGTTTTCTGATTACCCGCTGCCCTTGGTGTGGCGCGGAAATGGGTCCTGTCGCCCAACCTAAATCGAGAAGTGCGGGCAAGAAGAAGGGACAGGCACTTTGTCTAGGCTATCAGGAGAGAGAGGGTTCGGTGGCTTTCACCTGTCCTGATATTGATTGCGAGTTCAGCGACAGCATCCCGGTTACGGTAATAGATCAAGAGATGTATGCTTCGCCACCGTCATTGATTATCGGGACCGTCGATAAGTTCGCGATGCTCTCCTGGAAGCCGGAAATACGCTATTTTTTTGGCCTTGATGACGAAGGTAAAAGAGTCAAGAGACCCCCGGCTCTCGTTATTCAGGACGAATTGCACCTCATCTCAGGGCCACTTGGTTCAATGGTCGGGTTGTATGAGCCGCTGGTTGAGGAGCTTTGTACTGATCGCAGGTTCCACGAGCGTGTGAGACCAAAGATCATTGGAGCAACAGCGACAACTGCTCAATATAAGATGCAGGTGAGAAAATTGTATGGACGTTCTCAGACCCGTCTCTTCCCACCTCCCGGCATTGATGCCGGCGATTCGTTTTTTGCCCGGCATGATGTCGATGATCATGGGCACCTGCGGCCGGGAAGGAAGTACGTCGGAGTCTGTGCGCCGGGCTTAAGTTCTTTGATGACTGCTCAGGTGAGGTCGTTTAGTGCTCTTCTTGCTGCCACACAATGGCTTCATCCCAAAGATCGTGATCCCTGGGCCACTCTTCTGATTTTCTACAACAGCCTTCGCGAGCTCGGTGGAGGCTTGACACTTTTCCAATCTGATATCGCGGGTTACTTGCAAGAGATCGGAAAAAGGCAGCCATTAGAAATGCCCATTCGCAAAGCGAGTTACGTGGAAGAACTCACTAGCCGTCTCAGTCCGGAAGAAATACCCAAGTCCATTGATAAGCTCTCCCGGACATATCCAGAACTTGATCAGAGAATACTCGAAGAATCTCTGAAAGAAATTAAGGAACTGGCCATAGAAGTTGCGGACGCTAAAAACTTTGTAGATAAGTTGCAAGGTATTTCAAATGTTGATTCATTGGAGCGGCTCTATCTTACGAGAAAATTGATCGCAATCTGTCGCAGAGAAGGTAAAACCTTGTCTGATAACTGCCAACACGTTTGGGATGTCTTATCTGGCAAGGACGTCATTGATGCTTGTTTAGCTTCGAGCGTTATCGAAGTTGGAGTCGATATTGATCGACTTGGAATGATGGCGATCGTAGGGCAACCAAAAACTACCGCTCAGTATATACAGGTATCCGGTCGGGTTGGCCGGCGCCCTGACATCGGTCCGGGGTTGGTTGTTACGTTATACAGTCCTGCCAAACCGAGAGACCGTTCCCATTATGAGCACTTCAGGGAATATCATCAGAAGCTGTATGCCCAAGTAGAACCGTCCAGCGTGACGCCTTGGTCCGACCCGGCTCTCAAGCGTGCCTTGCATGGAATGATCTTCGGCTTCATGCGGCAGTTTTCACCAATTGATTCAACTCCTGATCAAATATCGGATGATTTGGTCAGAGATTTTTGGACCTGTTTTTTAGAGTCCCGCGCCGAGTTTATGACTGAAAAAGAGAGAAGTAGGGCGACGGAAAGATTTGAACAGATTCTTCGTTCGCGAAAACTCAGACATTACGAACAATGGGGAGATTTCCGGATTCACACGCCAGGTGTTGACCTGATGTATCCGATGGGTAAACAAGTGGAGACGGATCTGAAAGTGAAGGCTTTTCCTGTCTCAACAAGTATGCGCTCTGTCGATGGTGATTCAGAGCTGCGTATTGATAACCCGTATGCAAGAGCTGAGGAGGAACAATGGCACTAG
- a CDS encoding metallophosphatase domain-containing protein, whose amino-acid sequence MRLVCISDTHSMHRQIPRIPDGDVLIHAGDCLGRGTLDNVEDLNDWLGMLPHQNKIVIAGNHDWVFQETPALAREALSNAFYLEDSGISLQGVNFWGSPWTPVFMDWAFMLEGGQALFDKWKLIPDNTHVLITHGPPKGFGDEVDTGLRFQNVGCIHLLDRVDEVSPKAHIFGHIHEGYGEYLRGSTLLINASTCTERYEPTNAPIVLDI is encoded by the coding sequence ATGAGGCTTGTATGCATTTCCGACACTCACAGTATGCACCGGCAAATTCCACGGATACCCGACGGCGACGTACTGATTCATGCGGGAGATTGCCTCGGCCGGGGGACCCTGGATAATGTCGAGGATCTGAATGACTGGCTGGGAATGCTGCCGCACCAAAATAAAATCGTAATCGCTGGTAATCATGATTGGGTATTCCAGGAAACGCCGGCACTTGCGAGAGAGGCATTGTCGAACGCTTTCTATCTGGAAGACAGCGGTATTTCTCTTCAGGGCGTAAATTTCTGGGGTTCCCCATGGACGCCGGTCTTTATGGACTGGGCCTTTATGTTGGAGGGAGGCCAGGCGTTGTTTGATAAGTGGAAACTGATTCCTGATAACACTCACGTGCTGATTACCCATGGCCCGCCAAAGGGCTTTGGAGATGAGGTAGATACCGGACTCAGGTTTCAGAATGTCGGCTGCATCCATCTTCTCGATAGAGTGGATGAAGTGTCTCCGAAAGCGCATATCTTCGGTCACATTCACGAAGGCTATGGCGAATATCTCAGGGGCAGCACTCTTCTGATTAATGCCAGTACCTGCACCGAGCGGTATGAGCCCACTAACGCGCCTATTGTGTTGGATATTTAA
- a CDS encoding nuclease-related domain-containing DEAD/DEAH box helicase, which yields MIPPVLPDSVKSPGETELFRRLRDDPLTKSWVVLHSFDIAKHTRRITGEADFVVIVPELGVLVVEVKAHRSVRRDQGLWYLGNTQQGEPRSPFSQAQEAMQSIKSRVLEKDARLLNVPFFSCVLFTHCAFEEKSQEWHPWQCISMARYKRRGAGGCLLDTLKESRRYLQSVSSAEWFRQNSHEPTSEQVVRLQDHLRPDFEVYISPREREQEQQDEIKRFTAEQFGALDALSSQPRLLFTGPAGTGKTALAIEAARRAVETGQKVLFLCYTKRLSTHLASECEALGGSVKVSTLHALMLQIAETRAGDPTAEFWKTTLPEIALDKLSESAESHERFDLLILDEAQDLSNDSWLIVLDELLKGGLSAGNWMFFGDFEGQAIFDTPENTKAELDRFKKLSANVVHYMLKVNCRNRKATAKHAVQLGRLGEIYAGFRRDSDSGPRPKFISHKGHDDQKEKVSAELGKLLRKGVPPESIVILSPKRDGQSISSFLNEDTQSTVVPLDKRVAGQVGYSTIHSFKGLESPYVLITDIDDIERVESRRLLYTALTRPLDTFLIFMSSDASETLLNG from the coding sequence ATGATTCCTCCCGTTCTGCCGGATAGTGTTAAAAGTCCGGGAGAGACTGAGCTTTTTAGAAGGTTAAGGGACGACCCTTTAACTAAAAGCTGGGTTGTTCTGCATTCCTTTGATATTGCAAAACACACTCGAAGGATCACCGGCGAGGCAGATTTTGTCGTAATTGTGCCCGAACTCGGCGTGCTGGTAGTTGAAGTCAAAGCCCACAGATCAGTTCGGCGAGACCAAGGGCTCTGGTATCTCGGAAATACTCAGCAGGGTGAGCCAAGAAGTCCTTTCTCTCAGGCTCAAGAAGCAATGCAGAGTATTAAGTCCCGGGTGCTGGAAAAAGACGCTCGACTCCTGAATGTGCCTTTTTTTAGTTGTGTTTTATTTACGCATTGTGCGTTTGAAGAAAAATCTCAGGAATGGCACCCATGGCAATGCATTTCAATGGCTCGCTATAAGAGGAGGGGAGCTGGCGGCTGCTTATTGGACACATTGAAAGAGTCGAGGAGATATCTGCAAAGTGTTAGTTCTGCAGAGTGGTTTCGACAGAATTCTCATGAACCTACTTCGGAGCAGGTCGTTCGATTGCAGGATCATTTGCGCCCTGACTTTGAGGTCTATATATCGCCTCGTGAGCGGGAGCAAGAGCAGCAGGACGAGATTAAGCGATTTACTGCGGAGCAATTTGGCGCGCTAGACGCTTTGTCCTCACAGCCAAGGCTCCTTTTTACTGGGCCAGCCGGCACCGGCAAAACCGCACTTGCAATCGAAGCTGCTCGCCGGGCTGTCGAGACCGGCCAAAAGGTTCTGTTTCTGTGTTACACCAAGCGACTGTCAACTCATCTTGCAAGTGAGTGTGAGGCGCTTGGTGGTAGCGTTAAAGTCTCAACGCTCCATGCGTTAATGCTCCAGATTGCAGAAACTCGTGCGGGCGACCCGACTGCGGAATTCTGGAAAACGACGCTGCCCGAAATTGCTCTGGATAAACTCTCTGAGAGCGCTGAAAGCCACGAGCGCTTCGATTTGTTGATCCTTGATGAGGCACAGGATCTGTCCAATGACAGCTGGCTGATTGTTCTTGATGAGCTTTTGAAGGGAGGTTTAAGTGCAGGTAACTGGATGTTTTTCGGTGACTTTGAGGGTCAGGCTATTTTTGATACGCCGGAGAATACGAAAGCAGAGCTGGACCGCTTTAAAAAGTTATCCGCGAACGTTGTTCACTATATGCTCAAGGTGAATTGCAGAAATCGGAAAGCAACCGCAAAACATGCTGTTCAGCTCGGTCGTCTGGGAGAGATTTACGCCGGTTTCAGGAGAGATTCGGATTCAGGGCCCAGACCCAAGTTTATTTCCCACAAGGGTCACGACGATCAAAAGGAAAAAGTTTCAGCCGAGCTTGGAAAATTGCTCCGAAAGGGAGTTCCACCTGAAAGCATTGTGATTCTGTCCCCCAAAAGAGATGGTCAGAGTATCTCGAGTTTTTTGAACGAGGATACACAGTCGACAGTAGTTCCCTTGGATAAACGCGTTGCAGGGCAGGTCGGCTATTCAACTATACACTCCTTTAAAGGGTTGGAATCTCCTTATGTTCTGATCACCGATATAGACGATATTGAGAGGGTAGAGAGTCGGCGATTGCTGTATACCGCATTGACGCGACCACTGGATACTTTTCTGATTTTTATGTCTTCGGACGCAAGCGAAACGCTTTTAAACGGATGA